In one Brassica oleracea var. oleracea cultivar TO1000 chromosome C9, BOL, whole genome shotgun sequence genomic region, the following are encoded:
- the LOC106315368 gene encoding exocyst complex component EXO70A1-like, producing MESEIRNSATGLTKRLAQTAQETFGDFEEAVEKDATKTAVLDGTVHPLTSYVINYVKFLFDYQATLKQLFSEFGNGDDSNSQLASVTMRIMQAFQNNLEGKSKQYKDQALTHLFLMNNIHYMVRSVRRSEAKDLLGDDWVQRHRRVVQQHANLYKRTAWTKVRPIYITQTSSAQGLTSSGGGSVEGGNSSGVSRGLLKEGFKMCNMQFDELHQRQSQWTVPDTELRESLRLVVAEVLLPAYRSFLKRFGPLVESGKNSQRYIKYTAEDLERLLGELFEGKSMNEPRR from the exons ATGG AATCTGAAATTAGAAATTCTGCTACGGGGTTGACAAAGCGGTTGGCGCAGACTGCTCAGGAAACGTTTGGTGACTTCGAAGAAGCTGTAGAAAAAGATGCTACAAAGACTGCTGTTCTAGATGGGACTGTCCACCCACTAACAAGCTATGTAATCAACTATGTCAAGTTCTTATTCGA CTACCAGGCGACTTTGAAGCAACTTTTCTCGGAATTTGGAAATGGAGATGACTCGAACTCTCAGCTTGCATCCGTAACAATGAGGATAATGCAGGCGTTTCAAAACAACCTGGAGGGAAAATCGAAACAGTACAAAGATCAAGCACTGACACACTTGTTCTTGATGAACAACATACATTACATGGTTAGATCTGTGCGCAG GTCAGAAGCCAAGGATTTGTTAGGCGATGATTGGGTTCAAAGGCATAGGCGTGTCGTTCAGCAACATGCAAACCTATACAAAAGGACTGCTTGGACAAAGGTTCGACCTATAT ATATTACACAAACCTCGTCGGCGCAAGGGTTGACCTCGTCTGGAGGAGGAAGTGTAGAGGGAGGAAACAGCAGCGGAGTTTCAAGAGGGTTATTGAAGGAGGG GTTCAAGATGTGCAATATGCAATTTGATGAGTTGCATCAGAGACAATCGCAATGGACAGTTCCAGACACAGAGCTAAGAGAGTCACTAAGACTTGTTGTTGCTGAAGTATTATTGCCTGCTTATAGATCATTCCTCAAACGCTTTGG GCCTCTGGTTGAGAGTGGGAAGAATTCTCAGAGATACATAAAGTATACAGCTGAAGATCTTGAGAGATTGTTGGGTGAGTTGTTTGAAGGAAAGTCTATGAACGAACCACGACGGTAA
- the LOC106318441 gene encoding uncharacterized protein LOC106318441 (The sequence of the model RefSeq protein was modified relative to this genomic sequence to represent the inferred CDS: added 33 bases not found in genome assembly) translates to MIIPIIIIIVMVMIMMWIMCEWNDEDCMKVDEDKLGLSFVISRMGNFDPLASFGSPRNQQIIGVLSYAINCLCASLSLFPVWFCLVSLITLCAVFECVCGVCNPL, encoded by the coding sequence GTGATGATTATGATGTGGATTATGTGTGAATGGAATGATGAAGATTGCATGAAGGTTGATGAAGACAAGCTTGGTTTGTCTTTTGTTATCTCTCGTATGGGCAACTTCGATCCTTTGGCAAGCTTCGGTTCCCCTCGGAATCAGCAGATTATTGGAGTACTATCTTACGCTATTAATTGTCTTTGTGCTTCGTTAAGTTTGTTTCCAGTTTGGTTTTGTTTAGTGTCTTTAATTACGCTGTGTGCTGTGTTTGAATGTGTGTGTGGTGTTTGTAATCCCTTGTGA
- the LOC106318442 gene encoding exocyst complex component EXO70A1: MAVDSGMDLLSERAVLMRESLQKSQTITDNVVSILGSFDSRLSALESAMRPTQIRTHAIRKAHENIDKTLKSAEVILSQFDLLRQAETKVLKGPHEDLESYLEAIAQLRKVIRYFSSNKGFKNSDGVLNHANSLLAKAQSKLEEEFKQLLVSYSKAVEPDRLFDGLPNSLRPSADGEGNGKSHGGHHNDDSETAAYTLPVLIPSRVLPLLHDLAQQMVQAGHQQMLLQIYRETRTFVLEESLRKLGVEKLSKEDVQRMQWEVLEAKIGNWIHFMRIAVKLLFAGERQVCDQIFRGFDSLSDQCFAEVTVSSVSMLLSFGDAIARSKRSPEKLFVLLDMYEIMRELHTEIETIFKGKACLEIRNSATGLTKRLAQTAQETFGDFEEAVEKDATKTAVLDGTVHPLTSYVINYVKFLFDYQATLKQLFSEFGNGDDSNSQLASVTMRIMQALQNNLEGKSKQYKDQALTHLFLMNNIHYMVRSVRRSEAKDLLGDDWVQRHRRVVQQHANLYKRTAWTKILQTSSAQGLTSSGGGSVEGGNSSGVSRGLLKERFKMFNMQFDELHQRQSQWTVPDTELRESLRLAVAEVLLPAYRSFLKRFGPLVESGKNSQRYIKYTAEDLERLLGELFEGKSMNEPRR, encoded by the exons ATGGCCGTCGATAGCGGAATGGATCTGCTCAGCGAAAGAGCTGTGCTGATGAGAGAGTCTCTCCAGAAGAGTCAAACCATCACCGATAATGTCGTCTCCATCCTCGGCTCCTTCGATAGCCGTCTCTCTGCTCTCGAATCCGCCATGCGTCCCACTCAG ATTAGAACGCATGCGATAAGGAAAGCTCACGAGAATATCGATAAGACTCTCAAATCCGCTGAGGTTATTCTCTCTCAGTTTGATCTCCTCCGTCAG GCAGAGACTAAAGTACTCAAGGGGCCACATGAGGACCTGGAGAGTTATTTGGAGGCAATAGCTCAACTCAGAAAAGTTATTCGTTATTTTAGCAGCAACAAAGGCTTTAAGAACAGTGATGGAGTCCTCAACCATGCAAATAGCTTGCTTGCTAAAGCTCAGTCTAAGCTGGAAGAGGAGTTTAAACAATTGCTAGTTTCTTACAG CAAAGCTGTGGAGCCTGATCGCCTTTTTGATGGCCTTCCTAACTCACTGAGACCATCCGCTGACGGTGAGGGTAATGGAAAATCCCACGGAGGACACCACAACGATGACTCAGAAACTGCTGCTTATACACTTCCAGTCCTCATTCCATCAAGGGTGTTGCCACTTTTGCATGATTTGGCTCAGCAAATGGTTCAAGCTGGTCACCAGCAAATGCTGCTACAAATTTATAG AGAAACACGTACTTTTGTATTGGAAGAGAGCTTAAGGAAATTGGGAGTTGAAAAACTTAGCAAAGAGGATGTTCAGAGGATGCAGTGGGAAGTTTTGGAGGCCAAAATTGGAAATTGGATCCATTTCATGCGCATTGCT GTTAAATTGCTCTTTGCCGGAGAAAGGCAAGTATGTGACCAGATATTCCGAGGCTTCGATTCTCTTAGTGATCAGTGTTTTGCAGAAGTTACAGTGAGCAGTGTCTCAATGCTACTTAGCTTTGGGGATGCCATAGCTAGGAGCAAGAGATCTCCAGAAAAGTTGTTTGTACTCTTAGACATGTATGAGATAATGCGGGAGCTTCATACAGAG ATTGAGACAATTTTCAAAGGTAAAGCATGCCTTGAAATTAGAAACTCTGCTACGGGGTTGACAAAGCGGCTGGCGCAGACTGCTCAGGAAACATTTGGTGACTTCGAAGAAGCTGTAGAAAAAGATGCTACAAAGACTGCTGTTCTAGATGGGACTGTCCACCCGCTAACAAGCTATGTTATCAATTATGTCAAGTTCTTATTTGA CTACCAAGCGACTTTGAAGCAACTTTTCTCGGAATTTGGAAATGGAGATGACTCGAACTCTCAGCTTGCATCCGTAACAATGAGGATAATGCAGGCGCTTCAAAACAACCTGGAGGGAAAATCGAAACAGTACAAAGATCAAGCACTGACACACTTGTTCTTGATGAACAACATACATTACATGGTTAGATCTGTGCGCAG GTCAGAAGCCAAGGATTTGTTAGGCGATGATTGGGTTCAAAGGCATAGGCGTGTCGTTCAGCAACATGCAAACCTATACAAAAGGACTGCTTGGACAAAG ATATTACAAACCTCGTCGGCGCAAGGGTTGACCTCATCCGGAGGAGGAAGTGTAGAGGGAGGAAACAGCAGCGGAGTTTCAAGAGGGTTATTGAAAGAGAG GTTCAAGATGTTCAATATGCAATTTGATGAGTTGCATCAAAGACAATCGCAATGGACAGTTCCAGACACAGAGCTCAGAGAGTCACTAAGACTTGCTGTTGCTGAAGTATTATTGCCTGCTTACAGATCATTCCTTAAACGCTTTGG GCCTCTGGTTGAGAGTGGGAAGAATTCTCAAAGATACATAAAGTATACAGCTGAAGATCTTGAGAGATTGCTGGGTGAGTTGTTTGAAGGAAAGTCTATGAATGAACCACGACGGTAA
- the LOC106315998 gene encoding ras-related protein RABC2a, which produces MGSSSGQSGYDLSFKILLIGDSGVGKSSLLVSFISTSVEDLAPTIGVDFKIKQLTVGGKRLKLTIWDTAGQERFRTLTSSYYRGAQGIILVYDVTRRETFTNLVDVWGKEIELYSTNQDCVRMLVGNKVDRESERGVSREEGIALAKELKCMFLECSARTRQNVEQCFEELALKIMEVPSLLEEGSSAVKRNILKQKTEHQTTPQAGCCS; this is translated from the exons ATGGGGTCGTCTTCAGGGCAAAGTGGATACGATCTGTCGTTTAAGATATTGTTGATTGGAGATTCTGGCGTTGGTAAAAGCAGTTTGCTTGTCAGCTTCATTTCCACCTCCGTTGAAGATCTCGCTCCTACAATTG GTGTTGATTTCAAGATCAAACAGTTGACAGTAGGAGGCAAAAGACTGAAACTCACAATCTGGGACACAG CTGGACAGGAACGGTTTAGAACACTGACGAGCTCTTACTACAGAGGCGCCCAAGGAATCATCCTCG TGTATGATGTGACGAGAAGAGAGACATTTACAAACTTAGTAGATGTGTGGGGCAAGGAGATTGAGCTTTATTCCACTAACCAAGATTGCGTTAGGATGCTCGTTGGCAACAAAGTTGATAGA GAATCTGAGAGAGGAGTTAGCAGAGAAGAAGGGATCGCTCTAGCGAAAGAACTCAAGTGCATGTTTCTCGAGTGTAGTGCTAGAACTCGACAAAACGTAGAGCAGTGTTTCGAAGAGCTGGCTTTGAAG ATAATGGAGGTACCTAGTCTTTTGGAAGAAGGATCAAGTGCTGTGAAGAGAAACATCTTGAAGCAGAAAACAGAACACCAGACTACTCCTCAAGCTGGATGCTGCAGCTAA
- the LOC106316753 gene encoding zinc finger protein ZAT5-like codes for MTSVHEETRLVLLVKGKRTKRQRSASPHMNAEAVSGICSEEPSLEAREEGAGEVEFQGATEEDQDMANCLMLLSQGHKENGSGDHSSKHKLDFLSYKKPAASLGLGLEGVYQCQTCDKSFHSFQALGGHRASHKKPKLGAIVLKCHEKKSSSASAVETAKGSFLSLQVTSSDGSKKPEKTHECSICKAEFSSGQALGGHMRRHRGLIVNANATSSHHQESIRPKNFLELDLNLPAPEDESKFVFASKDQIILFTTASNSLIDCHH; via the coding sequence ATGACAAGTGTTCATGAGGAGACTCGTCTAGTACTCCTCGTCAAAGGCAAACGCACCAAACGTCAGCGATCTGCGTCTCCTCATATGAACGCAGAAGCAGTGTCTGGCATTTGCAGCGAGGAACCATCACTGGAGGCAAGAGAAGAAGGAGCTGGTGAAGTCGAGTTCCAGGGAGCTACGGAGGAAGACCAAGACATGGCGAACTGTCTGATGTTATTGTCACAAGGACATAAAGAAAATGGCAGTGGAGATCATTCGTCGAAGCATAAACTTGATTTCTTGAGCTACAAGAAACCGGCTGCTTCTCTAGGTTTAGGGCTAGAGGGTGTTTACCAGTGCCAAACGTGTGACAAAAGCTTCCACTCGTTTCAAGCGCTAGGAGGGCACAGAGCTAGCCATAAGAAGCCCAAACTCGGAGCAATCGTTCTCAAATGCCACGAGAAGAAATCTTCATCAGCGTCTGCGGTTGAAACGGCGAAAGGAAGCTTTCTTTCTCTGCAAGTAACTAGCAGTGATGGTAGCAAGAAACCGGAAAAAACACATGAATGTTCGATCTGCAAGGCCGAGTTTTCATCAGGACAAGCCTTAGGAGGTCATATGAGGAGACATAGAGGTTTAATAGTAAACGCAAACGCTACTTCAAGTCATCATCAAGAATCTATACGGCCAAAGAACTTTTTGGAGTTGGATCTGAATCTTCCAGCGCCAGAAGATGAATCCAAGTTCGTGTTTGCGTCCAAAGATCAGATTATTCTCTTCACGACCGCGTCCAATTCTTTAATTGATTGTCATCATTGA